In a genomic window of Balaenoptera ricei isolate mBalRic1 chromosome 3, mBalRic1.hap2, whole genome shotgun sequence:
- the ICAM1 gene encoding intercellular adhesion molecule 1 produces MVPGAAHPAMLALLALLGALLPGPGGAQTSVQPPNAIIPRGSSITVNCSTSCDQHTLLGLETQLAKREVDHGNNWKIFELSGVQKDSMPICYSSCPSGQASALMNLTVYWFPERVELAPLPPWQPVGRRLILRCMVSGGAPRDHLTVVLLHGEKELSRQPAGNGEPAEVMATVLATRDDHGANFSCRTELDLRSQGLGLFQNSSAPRKLQTFVLPTTNPHLATHRVLEVGTEWQVNCTLDGLFPVSEAEVHLALGDMRLQPTITYNDDSLLAKAWVKGKVEEEGVQYLTCAVNLGGQSRRSQESVTIYSFPAPNLTLSQPEVSEWTTVNVECEAQAGAVVTLNGAPARPPGPRAQLQLNASAEDNGRSFFCSAALEVAEQVVHKHQTRELRVLYGPRLNERDCLGNWTWQEGSQQTLRCQAWGNPTPKLNCSRKEDGALLPIGDLRPVKREVAGTYQCRATSTCGEVTREVVINVIYHQNNLAIVIPVASVIILGTVGTAAYIYNYQRKIQKYELQKARKAQEEAAMKLNTPATPP; encoded by the exons ATGGTTCCCGGCGCTGCCCATCCCGCGATGCTTGCGCTCCTGGCCCTGCTCGGGGCTCTGCTCCCAG GGCCTGGAGGTGCCCAAACATCAGTGCAGCCTCCAAATGCCATCATACCCCGAGGAAGCTCCATAACGGTGAACTGCAGTACCTCCTGTGACCAACACACATTGTTGGGCCTAGAGACTCAGCTGGCCAAGAGGGAAGTAGACCATGGGAACAACTGGAAGATTTTTGAACTGAGTGGCGTGCAAAAAGACAGCATGCCAATATGCTATTCAAGCTGTCCCAGTGGCCAGGCATCAGCTTTGATGAACCTCACCGTATACT GGTTCCCGGAGCGCGTGGAGCTGGCCCCCCTGCCGCCCTGGCAGCCCGTGGGCAGGCGCCTCATCCTGCGCTGCATGGTGTCCGGTGGGGCCCCCCGGGACCACCTCACCGTGGTGCTGCTCCACGGGGAGAAGGAGCTGAGCCGGCAGCCAGCGGGAAATGGGGAGCCTGCCGAGGTCATGGCCACAGTGCTGGCGACCAGAGATGACCACGGTGCCAATTTTTCTTGCCGCACGGAGCTGGACCTGCGGTCCCAAGGGCTGGGACTGTTCCAGAACAGCTCGGCTCCCAGGAAGCTCCAAACCTTTG TCCTACCAACGACCAACCCGCACCTTGCTACCCACCGGGTACTGGAAGTGGGCACAGAGTGGCAGGTGAACTGCACCCTGGATGGGCTGTTCCCAGTCTCGGAGGCGGAGGTCCACCTGGCACTGGGGGACATGAGGCTGCAACCCACAATCACGTACAATGATGACTCACTCTTGGCCAAAGCCTGGGTCAAGGGAAAGGTGGAGGAAGAAGGCGTCCAGTACTTGACGTGTGCGGTGAATCTGGGAGGGCAGAGCCGGAGGTCTCAGGAGAGCGTGACCATCTATA GCTTCCCGGCTCCCAACCTGACCCTGAGCCAGCCCGAGGTCTCGGAATGGACTACGGTGAACGTGGAGTGTGAGGCCCAGGCTGGAGCTGTGGTGACGCTGAACGGGGCCCCAGCCAGACCTCCGGGCCCGAGGGCCCAATTGCAGCTGAATGCCAGCGCCGAGGACAACGGGCGCAGCTTCTTCTGCTCTGCTGCCCTGGAGGTGGCCGAGCAGGTGGTACACAAGCACCAGACCCGGGAGCTCCGTGTCCTGT ATGGCCCCCGACTAAATGAGAGGGATTGCCTGGGAAACTGGACATGGCAGGAAGGCTCCCAGCAGACCCTGAGGTGCCAGGCCTGGGGGAACCCAACCCCCAAGCTGAACTGTAGCCGGAAAGAGGATGGGGCTTTGCTACCCATTGGGGACCTGAGGCCCGTCAAGCGGGAGGTGGCGGGCACCTACCAGTGTCGGGCCACCAGCACTTGCGGTGAGGTTACCCGTGAAGTTGTCATCAATGTGATCT ACCACCAGAATAACCTGGCCATCGTCATTCCGGTGGCATCTGTGATCATCTTGGGCACTGTGGGCACAGCCGCTTACATCTATAACTACCAGAGGAAGATCCAGAAATATGAGCTACAGAAGGCCCGGAAGGCCCAGGAAGAGGCTGCCATGAAACTGAACACACCAGCCACGCCGCCCTGA
- the ICAM4 gene encoding intercellular adhesion molecule 4: MGSLLLLLLLLLLSPSYPRGGSARRRWGARTQGPGGLSPAPPETSAPFWVRISPEFKAVPPGASVWLNCSSSCPRPEGSSLRTELRRGDTLSGPGWVSYQLLDVRAWSSDVHCFVTCAGETRGATARITAYKQPRSVILEPPVLMGSEYTLRCHVTHVFPVGFLVVTLRRGGRVIYSESLERFTGRDLANVTLTYALRARPSDFGQPVTCHARLNLDGLVVLSSSAPVALPVLAWSPASKALASTSIAALVGILLVVGALCLRKYLSMKSRA, from the exons ATGGGGTCTCTGCTCCTCCTCTTGCTGCTGCTTTTGCTGTCGCCCTCCTACCCGCGAGGCGGGAGCGCGCGGAGGCGCTGGGGTGCGCGGACACAAGGCCCGGGAGGCCTCTCTCCCGCGCCCCCGGAGACCTCAGCACCCTTCTGGGTGCGCATAAGCCCCGAGTTCAAGGCCGTGCCGCCGGGGGCCTCAGTGTGGCTCAACTGCAGCAGCAGCTGCCCCCGACCGGAGGGTTCCAGCCTCCGCACCGAGCTGCGGCGAGGCGACACGCTCAGTGGGCCCGGTTGGGTATCCTATCAGCTGCTGGATGTGAGGGCCTGGAGCTCCGATGTGCACTGCTTCGTCACCTGCGCGGGAGAAACGCGGGGGGCCACCGCCAGGATTACCGCCTACA AACAGCCACGCAGCGTGATCCTGGAGCCTCCGGTCTTAATGGGCAGTGAGTACACTCTGCGCTGCCATGTGACGCACGTGTTCCCCGTGGGCTTCCTGGTGGTGACTCTGAGGCGCGGTGGCCGGGTCATCTACTCCGAGAGCCTGGAGCGCTTCACCGGCCGGGATCTGGCCAACGTGACGCTGACTTACGCGTTACGCGCCAGGCCCAGTGACTTCGGGCAGCCCGTTACCTGCCACGCCCGCCTCAATCTCGATGGCCTGGTGGTCCTCAGTAGCTCGGCACCCGTGGCGCTGCCGGTCCTCG CTTGGAGCCCTGCGTCCAAAGCCTTGGCCTCCACCTCCATCGCAGCCCTTGTGGGGATCCTTCTTGTAGTGGGGGCCCTCTGCCTGAGAAAGTACCTATCGATGAAGTCTCGGGCATAG
- the MRPL4 gene encoding large ribosomal subunit protein uL4m isoform X2, producing MLRNLPKVTQLINFRARSQSYMGQLPGPSFRLPRLDILHQVAIWQKNFKRISYAKTKTRAEVRGGGRKPWPQKGSGRARHGSIRSPIWRGGGIAHGPRGPTSYYYMLPMKVRVQGLKVALTVKLAQDDLHIVDSLELPTADPQYLIELARYRRWGDSVLLVDLELEDMPQNIVAAASGLKTFNLVPAIGLNVHSMLKHQTLVLTLPTVAFLEEKLLWHDSRYTPLYPFRLPYRDFP from the exons AtgttaagaaatttgcccaaggtcacacagcttataaaCTTTAGAGCCAGATCTCAATCCTATATGGGCCAACTCCCAGGACCAAGTTTTCGCTTGCCAAG GCTGGATATCCTGCACCAGGTTGCCATCTGGCAGAAGAACTTCAAGAGAATT AGCTACGCCAAGACCAAGACCAGGGCCGAGGTGCGGGGCGGTGGCCGGAAGCCCTGGCCACAGAAAGGCAGTGGGCGCGCCAGGCATGGCAGCATCCGCTCCCCAATCTGGCGAGGAG GAGGCATTGCCCATGGCCCCCGGGGCCCCACGAGCTACTACTACATGTTGCCCATGAAAGTGCGGGTGCAGGGCCTCAAGGTGGCACTGACCGTCAAGCTAGCCCAG GACGACCTGCACATCGTGGACTCCCTGGAGCTGCCGACCGCAGACCCCCAGTACCTGATCGAGCTGGCCCGCTACCGCCGCTGGGGCGACTCCGTCCTCCTTGTGGACTT AGAACTTGAGGACATGCCCCAGAACATTGTGGCAGCTGCCTCTGGGCTGAAGACCTTCAACCTAGTCCCTGCTATTG gccTGAACGTGCACAGCATGCTCAAGCACCAGACCCTGGTCCTGACCCTGCCGACCGTCGCCTTCCTGGAGGAGAAGCTGCTCTGGCACGACTCGCGCTACACGCCCCTCTACCCCTTCCGCCTGCCCTACCGCGACTTCCCCTGA